A portion of the Treponema rectale genome contains these proteins:
- a CDS encoding diaminopimelate decarboxylase family protein has translation MNQLKELAEKYGSPLYVFDSDAVKKRIAGIKKVLPENTVLCYAIKANPFLVEPLKDEDLLFEVCSPGELSICEKAGLSPDKIVFSGVCKTAEDVERAYKLKVKTITLESSLHCKYLLDAVKKLPVHSQEVILRLTSGNQFGMSSEDIDACIQEIKKEPSVKIRGIHYFTGTQKKQKKIQEETVFIQDYCSSLKEKHSIDFSQIEYGPGLSYEYFSDTDQSENFSEVQFFADQIKTSPWTFVIELGRYIASCCGTYITKIMDVKKDGDSTYVIIDGGINHINYYGQMMGMKNPKVIQIKESSEIQNSTDSTPCTICGSLCTTADVVLRKLELSAPEYGDLLAFKDIGAYSITEGIYLFLSHPLPAVVLKQNSVFTLLRNHKETFIINSKDSR, from the coding sequence ATGAATCAGCTTAAGGAACTTGCAGAAAAATACGGAAGCCCGCTGTACGTCTTTGACTCTGATGCAGTAAAAAAAAGAATTGCGGGAATAAAAAAAGTTCTTCCGGAAAACACAGTACTTTGTTACGCAATAAAGGCAAATCCTTTTTTAGTAGAACCATTAAAGGATGAAGACCTTCTTTTTGAAGTATGCTCTCCAGGTGAACTTTCCATATGCGAAAAGGCAGGCCTTTCTCCTGATAAAATCGTATTTTCAGGAGTATGTAAGACTGCAGAAGATGTTGAAAGGGCTTATAAACTGAAGGTAAAAACCATTACCCTTGAATCTTCCCTTCACTGTAAATATCTCCTTGATGCGGTAAAGAAACTTCCGGTTCATTCTCAGGAAGTAATACTCCGCCTTACAAGCGGAAATCAGTTCGGAATGAGCAGCGAAGACATAGATGCCTGCATTCAGGAAATTAAGAAAGAACCTTCCGTAAAAATCCGGGGAATACATTACTTTACCGGTACTCAGAAAAAACAGAAAAAAATTCAGGAAGAGACAGTATTCATACAGGACTACTGCAGCAGCCTGAAAGAAAAACATTCAATTGATTTTTCACAGATTGAATACGGTCCCGGCTTAAGCTATGAATATTTTTCTGATACCGATCAGAGCGAAAACTTTTCTGAAGTACAGTTCTTTGCTGACCAGATTAAGACATCCCCATGGACTTTTGTAATAGAACTGGGACGTTACATTGCTTCCTGCTGCGGAACCTACATTACAAAAATAATGGATGTAAAGAAAGACGGAGACTCAACTTATGTCATCATTGACGGCGGAATAAACCACATCAATTATTACGGTCAGATGATGGGTATGAAAAATCCGAAAGTTATTCAGATAAAAGAATCATCAGAAATACAGAATTCCACAGACAGTACTCCATGTACAATCTGCGGTTCCCTTTGTACCACAGCAGATGTTGTTCTCAGAAAACTTGAACTTTCTGCACCTGAATATGGAGATCTTCTTGCATTTAAAGACATAGGAGCCTATTCAATAACAGAAGGCATCTACCTGTTTTTAAGTCATCCTCTTCCGGCTGTTGTATTAAAACAAAACTCTGTATTTACGTTGTTGCGTAATCATAAAGAAACTTTTATAATCAACTCAAAGGATAGTCGTTAA
- a CDS encoding amino acid adenylation domain-containing protein, which translates to MKYTVLDYLEETAEKFPDKTAFADVTSSITWKELTEKAKALSCVIAEHFKPGEAVPVMTDKNVKTVTYFFAALYAGCFYSFFDATFPDTRLTSMFTTLDASSVIADRRFEKKLSGLNVTPVFTDQVEQLLSENNYAYSAERRLSIIDTDAVYANFTSGSTGVPKAVAVSHRSVIDFIQCFTETFEISPEENIANQAPFDFDVSVKDIFSAVFTGATVHLVPKMFFSMPVKLLDYLEERQITTLIWAVSALCMVSTLNGFSYKVPTSLKKIMFSGEVMPKKQLDIWKQYVPSAQYVNLYGPTEITCNCTYFKIPADADYEVLPIGIPFKNERVFLLDENDTLVTEKNTEGELCVSGTCVALGYINNEEKTASVFTQNPVQKKRFERIYRTGDLAKYGDDGLLYYIGRKDTQIKHMGHRIELGEIEGAVSKHPNITRTCCIFAENKITAFYTGTETEKKEIVTLIKQTLPAYMVPSDFIWVKEFPMTKNGKTDKKALEAMLNESA; encoded by the coding sequence ATGAAATATACAGTACTTGATTATCTTGAAGAAACAGCAGAAAAGTTTCCTGATAAAACAGCTTTTGCAGATGTTACCTCCTCAATTACGTGGAAAGAACTTACAGAAAAAGCAAAGGCACTTTCCTGCGTTATTGCAGAACACTTTAAGCCGGGAGAAGCCGTTCCGGTAATGACAGATAAAAACGTCAAAACAGTTACATATTTTTTTGCAGCCCTTTATGCAGGATGCTTTTACTCCTTCTTTGATGCAACATTTCCGGACACCCGCCTTACATCAATGTTTACTACCCTTGACGCATCCAGTGTAATTGCAGACCGCCGTTTTGAAAAAAAACTTTCAGGCCTTAATGTTACTCCGGTTTTTACAGACCAGGTTGAACAGCTTCTTTCTGAAAACAACTATGCATATTCCGCTGAACGCCGTCTTTCAATAATTGATACAGATGCCGTATATGCAAACTTTACCTCCGGCTCAACAGGAGTTCCGAAAGCCGTCGCCGTATCCCACCGTTCGGTTATAGATTTCATACAGTGCTTTACGGAAACCTTTGAGATTTCACCGGAAGAAAACATTGCAAACCAGGCTCCTTTTGATTTTGATGTTTCAGTAAAAGATATTTTTTCTGCAGTATTTACCGGCGCAACAGTTCATCTGGTTCCGAAAATGTTCTTTTCAATGCCGGTAAAACTTCTGGACTATCTTGAAGAAAGACAGATTACCACACTTATATGGGCCGTAAGCGCACTGTGCATGGTTTCTACCCTGAACGGTTTTTCTTATAAAGTTCCGACCAGTCTTAAAAAAATAATGTTCTCCGGAGAAGTAATGCCTAAAAAGCAGCTTGATATCTGGAAGCAGTACGTACCTTCAGCACAATACGTAAATCTTTACGGACCTACAGAAATAACCTGCAACTGTACTTATTTCAAAATACCGGCAGATGCAGATTATGAGGTTCTTCCAATCGGCATACCTTTCAAAAATGAAAGGGTTTTCCTGCTGGATGAAAACGATACTCTCGTTACAGAAAAAAATACGGAAGGAGAACTTTGTGTTTCCGGAACCTGCGTTGCTCTCGGATACATAAATAACGAAGAGAAGACTGCTTCTGTATTCACTCAGAATCCTGTACAGAAAAAACGCTTTGAACGCATTTACAGGACAGGAGATCTTGCAAAATACGGAGATGACGGACTTCTTTACTATATCGGCCGTAAAGATACTCAGATCAAACATATGGGACACCGTATTGAGCTTGGAGAAATAGAAGGAGCCGTTTCTAAACATCCGAACATTACCAGAACCTGCTGCATATTTGCAGAAAATAAAATTACCGCATTTTACACGGGTACAGAAACAGAAAAAAAGGAAATAGTTACTTTAATCAAGCAGACTCTTCCTGCCTATATGGTACCTTCCGACTTTATATGGGTAAAAGAATTCCCTATGACAAAAAACGGAAAGACAGACAAAAAAGCACTGGAGGCTATGCTTAATGAATCAGCTTAA
- the thrC gene encoding threonine synthase, which translates to MIYTDTRDKSVKVNFQTAVMNGMNASTGGLYIPVEFPKLESSFINRIPEPSFREVAFNMAKPYVEGEIPDADLESLIIDAYPFTSQVVPVDPVTYVLELFHGPTCAFKDFGARFMARVMSYFNRNENDNLHILVATSGDTGSAVGSAFHNVPGIDVTILYPDGKISPLQEKQLSTFTGNVRALKVKGTFDDCQKLVKTAFTDTELRNKFRLSSANSINISRLLPQSFYYMYSSLVVKNRIPQDSKIENPSIICIVPSGNFGNLTSGLIAREMGAPIAGFVAATNSNHTVPDWIATGNYEARPSVSTLSNAMDVGAPSNYERISAMYSLEQVRSLFASYWTDDEGTLDAIRSCHSNTGYIIDPHGAVGWKAWNDIRGGKMAELINGTLKTDINEPGLTANVPEWGKAAADKKAVGIILETAAPAKFGATVVKAIGREPSMPERLEKVMSLPDNAIPMEKDYESFKEYLMSSL; encoded by the coding sequence ATGATTTACACAGATACCCGTGATAAAAGCGTAAAAGTAAATTTTCAGACTGCCGTAATGAACGGAATGAATGCTTCTACAGGTGGACTTTACATTCCTGTAGAATTCCCGAAACTTGAAAGTTCATTCATCAACAGGATTCCGGAACCTTCATTCAGGGAAGTAGCCTTCAATATGGCTAAACCTTATGTTGAGGGAGAAATTCCTGATGCAGACCTTGAATCTCTCATAATCGATGCCTATCCGTTTACATCCCAGGTTGTACCTGTTGATCCGGTAACTTATGTCCTTGAACTTTTCCACGGTCCTACATGCGCTTTCAAAGATTTCGGTGCAAGATTCATGGCCCGCGTAATGTCTTATTTCAACAGAAACGAAAATGACAATCTTCACATTCTTGTTGCAACTTCCGGAGATACCGGTTCTGCTGTAGGAAGCGCCTTCCATAATGTACCAGGCATTGACGTAACCATTCTTTATCCGGACGGAAAGATTTCTCCTCTTCAGGAAAAACAGCTTTCAACCTTCACAGGAAACGTTCGTGCCCTTAAAGTAAAGGGAACTTTTGATGACTGTCAGAAACTTGTAAAGACAGCATTCACAGATACTGAACTCAGAAACAAATTCCGCCTTTCATCTGCAAACTCAATAAACATTTCCCGTCTTCTTCCTCAGAGTTTCTATTATATGTATTCTTCCCTTGTAGTTAAGAACCGCATTCCTCAGGACAGCAAGATTGAAAATCCATCAATAATCTGTATTGTACCGAGCGGAAACTTCGGAAACCTGACTTCCGGACTTATCGCCCGCGAAATGGGAGCACCAATTGCAGGTTTCGTTGCCGCTACAAATTCAAACCACACGGTTCCTGACTGGATTGCTACCGGTAATTATGAAGCACGTCCTTCAGTTTCTACCCTCAGCAATGCAATGGATGTAGGTGCACCAAGTAACTACGAAAGAATCAGCGCAATGTATTCACTGGAACAGGTTCGCTCTCTCTTTGCTTCTTACTGGACTGATGATGAAGGAACTCTTGATGCAATACGTTCCTGCCATTCAAATACAGGATACATCATTGATCCTCACGGAGCAGTGGGCTGGAAAGCATGGAACGATATCCGCGGCGGTAAAATGGCTGAACTCATCAATGGAACATTAAAAACAGACATAAATGAACCGGGACTTACAGCAAATGTTCCTGAATGGGGAAAAGCTGCAGCTGATAAAAAAGCAGTAGGCATCATTCTTGAAACTGCCGCTCCTGCAAAATTCGGCGCAACTGTCGTAAAGGCAATCGGAAGAGAACCAAGCATGCCGGAAAGACTTGAAAAGGTAATGTCCCTTCCTGACAATGCCATTCCTATGGAAAAGGATTATGAGAGCTTCAAGGAATATCTCATGAGCTCCCTTTAA
- a CDS encoding CPBP family intramembrane glutamic endopeptidase gives MKKKYILIQLCAVLILLVLPTLTVSSSGQMSAIFSFSFFSLVQLFLALILDAEWRIFLKPREVPARKNFFSVILNHLQWTSITIGLLMFTYAAITVLSLFLPQLLSHSDQNLQNISPGITNILFLIINVFCASYYEEVIYRQTVPESLLSFTENKYIKILFELLTLMLFALGHLYLGIAAVANAFICGIFLRLCRIKTGSVSSGTAAHFIYNMTLFIFILLS, from the coding sequence ATGAAAAAAAAATACATCTTGATTCAATTATGTGCAGTACTTATCCTTCTTGTACTGCCTACGCTCACGGTCTCCTCTTCAGGACAGATGTCTGCAATCTTTTCCTTCTCTTTTTTTTCTCTTGTACAGCTGTTTCTTGCCCTCATTCTTGACGCCGAATGGAGAATATTCCTCAAACCCCGGGAAGTCCCTGCCAGAAAAAATTTCTTTTCCGTCATACTGAATCACCTTCAGTGGACCAGCATTACAATAGGACTGCTTATGTTCACCTACGCAGCCATAACCGTACTGTCCCTCTTTCTTCCCCAGCTTCTTTCCCACTCAGATCAGAACCTTCAGAACATCTCGCCGGGAATTACAAACATCCTCTTCCTGATAATAAACGTATTCTGTGCCTCCTATTACGAAGAGGTAATATACCGTCAGACTGTTCCGGAAAGCCTGCTTTCCTTTACAGAAAATAAGTACATTAAAATTCTATTTGAACTGCTTACCCTGATGCTTTTTGCCCTCGGACACCTTTATCTGGGAATTGCGGCAGTTGCAAACGCATTCATATGCGGAATCTTCCTGAGACTCTGCAGGATAAAAACCGGAAGTGTTTCAAGCGGAACGGCAGCCCACTTCATCTACAACATGACACTGTTTATTTTCATACTCCTGTCCTGA
- a CDS encoding PilZ domain-containing protein: MIYLLPLLSAMLLTLVLIKLSSIFKKKTAFFSLGKDYGFTFTEMVTLWKLAERCAHTAPEILFDSLPELDRCIKLYIDTAKKDGRYESFTTQKFLEKLYSFRSKVSVEYDRKQGIRSSRQISRGQKLRILVPGSGIFSSRVVDVSRELVVSLPVQAGTSVKMTSSMKRAWWEGKKIAVYFWRKNDAAYVFDSTVFGSSSKNGESCLFLQHSDSLERTQKRQAIRSSCELPASMYFTGPSAPYEPAGDGEEGYRCLIEDISEKGAMIRVGGKCRGNSFLKLQFDMDGNFILMQGSVKSVEYNKYMNQSRIHFECSRISSDMKKMILAYVYRLDVMNEEQKEIMTFINEDEKEEEKKASDT; encoded by the coding sequence GTGATTTATTTATTACCGCTTCTGTCGGCTATGCTTCTTACCCTGGTCCTTATAAAACTCAGCAGCATATTCAAGAAGAAGACTGCTTTTTTTTCACTTGGAAAGGATTACGGATTTACTTTTACGGAGATGGTCACTTTATGGAAACTTGCGGAAAGATGCGCTCATACTGCTCCTGAAATCCTTTTTGATTCTCTTCCTGAACTTGACAGATGTATAAAATTGTATATAGATACTGCAAAAAAGGACGGACGTTACGAAAGCTTTACGACCCAGAAGTTCCTTGAAAAGCTTTATTCCTTCAGGTCAAAGGTTTCCGTTGAATATGACCGGAAACAGGGAATCCGTTCATCAAGACAGATAAGCAGGGGACAGAAACTCAGGATACTTGTTCCGGGATCAGGAATTTTCAGTTCCAGAGTTGTTGATGTTTCCAGGGAACTTGTCGTGTCTCTTCCGGTTCAGGCAGGTACGTCAGTAAAAATGACCAGTTCAATGAAAAGGGCCTGGTGGGAAGGAAAAAAAATTGCCGTTTACTTCTGGCGTAAAAATGATGCTGCTTATGTTTTTGATTCAACGGTGTTCGGCTCCTCCAGTAAAAACGGAGAAAGCTGCCTGTTCCTTCAGCACAGCGACAGTCTTGAGCGGACTCAGAAAAGGCAGGCCATACGGTCATCCTGCGAACTTCCTGCTTCAATGTATTTTACCGGTCCTTCGGCTCCTTATGAACCGGCAGGTGACGGAGAAGAAGGATACAGGTGCCTCATAGAAGACATCAGTGAAAAAGGTGCCATGATAAGGGTTGGCGGTAAATGCCGGGGTAATTCCTTTCTCAAGCTTCAGTTTGATATGGACGGAAATTTTATCCTGATGCAGGGAAGCGTAAAGTCTGTTGAATACAACAAGTATATGAATCAGTCCCGCATTCATTTTGAATGTTCCAGAATTTCATCAGACATGAAAAAAATGATTCTTGCCTATGTATACCGTCTTGATGTGATGAATGAAGAACAGAAAGAAATTATGACGTTCATTAATGAAGATGAGAAAGAGGAAGAAAAAAAGGCTTCTGACACTTGA
- a CDS encoding ComEC/Rec2 family competence protein: MVTFRLRNPFVLSAAVVAALIYCGSLKLSPSQPFMSSIRESDLTGVEGSVCSNPVMISSGKYYSVKLRTFSCSGYCGGSSVTGSASGILTVFLPDEYVENLYPGKLYSDSDSGGVLAEAGEILFVKGRFSDSRRVFYAAEVFAHGHEKSFAGHIKHFRALCRLNFRRLMYSWGKAGGLVLSLLSGSRDFLEDGIAEAFMLAGLSHVLALSGMHLSFFSGIAGFTGKLILGKRFSFFSGTAGTVFFIWFAGFSPSLFRAFLCFLILAACNFSSCREPDMFCILCCAFLIHVCIFPEDVYSAAFILSYGALAGILLFSDFCRKPFMAFAGEKLSSSLGASAAAQSATAPLSFLLFKTFSPAGIAASVIVSPLISFFMTFSLFSVVLSLAVPFLSSWFGIIMNGLYYGIVLIVKFFAIIPCVRL; the protein is encoded by the coding sequence GTGGTAACATTTCGTTTAAGAAATCCTTTTGTCCTTAGTGCTGCTGTCGTGGCGGCACTGATTTACTGCGGTTCGTTGAAACTTTCACCTTCACAGCCATTTATGTCCTCCATACGGGAATCTGATTTAACCGGTGTTGAAGGTTCTGTCTGTTCAAATCCTGTAATGATTTCATCAGGTAAATACTATTCCGTCAAACTCAGGACTTTTTCATGTTCAGGATATTGTGGCGGTTCTTCAGTGACAGGCTCTGCTTCCGGAATACTTACAGTATTTTTGCCGGATGAATATGTGGAAAATCTTTATCCCGGAAAACTGTATTCAGACAGTGACAGCGGCGGTGTCCTTGCAGAAGCCGGGGAAATTCTTTTCGTAAAGGGAAGGTTTTCTGACTCACGCCGTGTTTTTTATGCAGCGGAAGTTTTTGCTCATGGACACGAAAAATCTTTTGCCGGTCACATAAAGCATTTCAGGGCATTGTGCCGGCTTAATTTCAGGCGACTCATGTATTCCTGGGGAAAGGCTGGAGGCCTTGTCCTGTCTCTTCTTTCCGGTTCTCGGGATTTTCTTGAGGATGGAATTGCTGAAGCGTTTATGCTTGCAGGACTTTCTCATGTTCTTGCCTTAAGCGGAATGCATCTTTCTTTCTTTTCAGGAATAGCGGGATTTACAGGAAAACTCATACTGGGAAAACGTTTTTCTTTTTTTTCAGGAACGGCAGGAACTGTTTTCTTTATTTGGTTTGCAGGATTTTCTCCGTCGCTGTTCCGTGCCTTTTTATGCTTCCTCATACTGGCAGCCTGTAATTTTTCTTCCTGCAGGGAACCTGATATGTTCTGCATTTTATGCTGTGCATTTTTAATTCATGTATGTATTTTTCCTGAGGATGTATATTCCGCTGCATTCATTCTGTCTTATGGAGCTTTAGCCGGAATACTTTTGTTTTCTGATTTCTGCAGAAAACCTTTTATGGCCTTTGCCGGTGAAAAGCTCTCTTCTTCATTAGGTGCATCCGCCGCAGCTCAGAGTGCAACGGCACCGCTGTCTTTTTTACTGTTCAAAACCTTCAGTCCTGCAGGAATTGCCGCATCAGTTATTGTTTCTCCTCTGATAAGTTTCTTTATGACCTTTTCACTTTTTTCTGTAGTTTTAAGCCTGGCAGTACCTTTCCTTTCATCATGGTTTGGCATTATAATGAACGGGCTTTATTATGGAATAGTTTTAATTGTAAAGTTCTTTGCGATTATTCCATGTGTACGGCTATAA
- the rsmA gene encoding 16S rRNA (adenine(1518)-N(6)/adenine(1519)-N(6))-dimethyltransferase RsmA, with the protein MGHPDYNSPSELKNFLDSHEMGMQKKFGQNFMINEAARKRIIESLKLTASDSVWEIGPGLGCMTELILESNAKLTVFEIDRGFISCLKEFFSDKLSSGSFSIVEGDVLKNWKKQKNENPAVKLFGNLPYNIAATFIADTIADGLVFDRCVFTVQKEVAMRMWAKPKEENYSSFSVLCQYFYDVEKGFELGPGNFWPKPNVSSHSVIFTKKQDFKSTCSTAAFVKMVHALFSARRKTIANNIKSILNSDINADDFFERAGIDKGLRAETLSTDDFIRLATVYEKMNNKKGE; encoded by the coding sequence GTGGGACATCCAGATTATAATTCTCCGTCAGAGTTAAAGAATTTTCTTGACAGCCATGAAATGGGAATGCAGAAAAAATTCGGACAGAATTTTATGATAAATGAAGCTGCAAGAAAACGTATTATTGAAAGTTTAAAACTTACGGCTTCTGATTCTGTCTGGGAAATTGGTCCCGGTTTAGGATGCATGACTGAACTTATTCTTGAAAGCAATGCAAAACTTACTGTCTTTGAAATTGACAGGGGGTTTATTTCCTGCTTAAAGGAATTTTTTTCTGATAAGCTTTCGTCAGGTTCCTTTTCAATTGTTGAAGGGGATGTTTTAAAAAACTGGAAGAAACAGAAAAATGAGAATCCGGCCGTAAAACTTTTCGGAAACCTTCCATATAACATTGCAGCTACCTTTATTGCAGACACCATAGCAGACGGCCTTGTTTTTGACCGATGTGTTTTTACCGTACAGAAAGAAGTTGCAATGCGGATGTGGGCAAAACCGAAGGAGGAGAATTATTCCTCATTCAGCGTATTGTGCCAGTATTTTTATGATGTGGAAAAAGGCTTTGAATTAGGTCCTGGAAATTTCTGGCCTAAACCGAATGTTTCTTCTCATTCAGTAATTTTTACAAAAAAACAGGATTTTAAAAGTACCTGCAGTACAGCAGCTTTTGTAAAAATGGTACACGCACTTTTTTCTGCAAGAAGAAAAACCATTGCAAATAATATAAAGTCAATTTTAAATTCTGATATTAACGCAGATGATTTTTTTGAGAGGGCTGGTATCGATAAAGGCCTGCGTGCAGAAACTTTAAGTACTGATGATTTTATCCGCCTTGCAACGGTATATGAAAAAATGAATAACAAAAAAGGAGAGTAA
- a CDS encoding YggS family pyridoxal phosphate-dependent enzyme: MTAEQIAENINKIRATLPENVELCAVSKFHPAEDVEAALKAGQVLFGENRVQEAVEKFGLINRDSKRARLHIIGSLQSNKVRKAVLVADCIQSVDRTELVELIEKECNRINKTIQIFFELHTGEDSKSGFSSEEEILALCSRFSAGEFPHVIPAGLMTMAPFTDDESRIRKSFSTLRLLREKINSLYPELPVKELSMGMSGDYKIAVEEGSTIVRIGTAIFGERQYN; encoded by the coding sequence ATGACTGCTGAACAGATAGCTGAAAACATAAATAAGATACGCGCAACCCTGCCTGAGAACGTTGAGTTGTGTGCCGTAAGTAAGTTTCATCCTGCAGAAGATGTTGAAGCTGCATTGAAGGCAGGGCAGGTACTTTTTGGAGAAAACCGGGTGCAGGAAGCTGTAGAAAAGTTTGGACTGATAAACAGAGATTCCAAAAGAGCCAGACTGCATATTATCGGAAGCCTCCAGTCAAATAAAGTCAGGAAGGCAGTTCTTGTGGCAGACTGCATTCAGTCTGTAGACAGAACTGAACTTGTTGAACTTATTGAAAAAGAATGTAACCGCATTAATAAAACCATTCAGATTTTTTTTGAACTTCATACTGGAGAAGATTCAAAAAGCGGATTTTCTTCTGAAGAAGAAATACTTGCCCTTTGCAGTCGCTTTTCGGCAGGAGAGTTTCCTCATGTGATTCCTGCAGGATTGATGACAATGGCTCCTTTTACTGATGATGAATCCCGCATTCGAAAAAGTTTTTCAACCCTGAGGCTTCTCCGGGAAAAAATAAATTCCCTTTATCCTGAACTTCCTGTAAAGGAATTAAGTATGGGAATGAGCGGTGATTATAAGATTGCCGTAGAGGAGGGCAGCACGATCGTCCGTATCGGTACTGCAATTTTTGGAGAAAGACAGTACAATTGA
- a CDS encoding RluA family pseudouridine synthase, which translates to MAGFSIKVPEDYSGAERLDKYVASLPDGMNRSKLKAGLCSITVNGRNQKISYKVKPRDEIYIQWEDNVPDDIEPENIPLDIIFENDDVLVINKKQGMVTHPAAGNWSGTLVNALLYYLGRQKIHQDKTSGGQEALVRCRPGIVHRLDKDTSGIIITAKNRDAEEFLSREFKSHRGIVKEYICICQGRPQFSTGIIKTGMIRDVRDRQRFKAVEELSQGKLAVSVYKCIACYGDYSLMKVRIKTGRTHQIRVHMRYLNCPVLGDPIYSKGDRLFPKATLMLHSRYLKIKLPGSNEPAVFKTETPERFKKVLAVLHKKYSKTILSD; encoded by the coding sequence ATGGCAGGTTTTTCCATAAAGGTTCCGGAGGATTATTCCGGAGCTGAACGTCTTGATAAATATGTAGCTTCTCTTCCTGACGGCATGAACCGCAGCAAACTTAAGGCCGGGTTATGTTCCATCACTGTAAACGGCAGAAACCAGAAAATTTCTTATAAAGTTAAGCCCCGGGATGAAATATACATTCAGTGGGAAGATAATGTTCCGGATGATATTGAACCGGAGAATATTCCCCTGGATATTATTTTTGAAAATGATGATGTTCTTGTAATAAATAAGAAGCAGGGAATGGTTACTCATCCTGCTGCAGGAAACTGGAGCGGTACTCTTGTCAATGCTCTTTTATATTATCTTGGACGGCAGAAAATACATCAGGATAAAACTTCCGGTGGACAGGAGGCGCTTGTCCGCTGCAGACCTGGAATCGTTCACCGGCTGGATAAGGATACATCAGGTATAATAATTACTGCAAAAAACCGTGATGCAGAAGAATTCCTCAGCAGGGAGTTTAAAAGCCACAGGGGTATAGTTAAGGAATATATCTGTATCTGTCAGGGACGGCCTCAATTCAGTACCGGAATCATAAAGACAGGAATGATACGGGATGTAAGGGACAGACAGAGGTTTAAGGCAGTTGAAGAACTTTCTCAGGGAAAACTGGCGGTCAGCGTTTATAAATGCATAGCCTGTTATGGAGATTATTCTTTAATGAAGGTAAGGATTAAAACCGGAAGAACCCATCAGATAAGGGTACACATGAGATACCTTAACTGTCCTGTTTTAGGTGATCCGATTTATTCAAAGGGGGACAGGCTTTTTCCGAAGGCAACTTTAATGCTTCATTCCCGTTATCTTAAGATAAAGCTTCCCGGAAGTAATGAGCCTGCTGTGTTTAAAACAGAAACTCCTGAGAGATTTAAGAAAGTTCTTGCCGTACTTCATAAAAAATACAGTAAAACTATTTTATCAGACTGA
- a CDS encoding pseudouridine synthase produces MENIRIIAEPSEKNPFAVIYKPRGLASAPLVEGDDSAFTRAAGIFPELKDVHGIKAVEGGLVHRIDTVTDGILVIASTQQSYDSFILQQKEGQFIKEYTALCRYQKNLPEGFPPCTADREKISACMQSRSFFKLSSLFRPFGKKGSAVRPVRTDGVSGRAEQKKAGTKIYTTEILLEKGTDHDVFKATCRITAGYRHQVRCHLCWCGFPVTGDRVYSLSGIEEDFSFTASSLSFLHPVSSERISFSV; encoded by the coding sequence ATGGAAAATATAAGAATTATTGCAGAGCCTTCTGAAAAGAATCCCTTTGCCGTCATCTATAAACCCCGTGGACTTGCAAGTGCTCCTTTAGTCGAAGGGGATGACAGTGCTTTTACCAGGGCTGCAGGGATTTTTCCGGAATTAAAGGACGTTCATGGAATAAAAGCTGTTGAAGGCGGACTTGTTCATAGAATTGACACGGTGACAGACGGTATTCTTGTAATTGCCTCAACGCAGCAGTCTTATGATTCTTTTATCCTTCAGCAGAAGGAAGGACAGTTTATAAAAGAATACACAGCTTTGTGCCGGTATCAGAAAAATCTTCCGGAAGGGTTTCCTCCATGCACGGCTGACAGGGAAAAAATCTCTGCCTGTATGCAAAGCCGCAGTTTTTTTAAATTAAGCTCTCTGTTCAGGCCTTTCGGAAAGAAGGGCAGTGCGGTAAGGCCGGTACGTACTGACGGAGTTTCAGGACGGGCTGAACAGAAAAAAGCCGGTACGAAGATTTATACAACAGAAATTTTACTGGAAAAGGGTACAGACCATGATGTTTTTAAGGCGACCTGCAGAATAACAGCAGGCTATCGTCATCAGGTAAGATGTCATTTGTGCTGGTGCGGCTTTCCTGTAACGGGAGACAGGGTATACAGTTTATCCGGAATTGAAGAAGACTTTAGTTTTACTGCCAGTTCCCTTTCTTTTTTGCACCCGGTTTCTTCTGAACGTATATCCTTTTCAGTGTAA